GGGACTCAAATACATTCTCCTTCGAACCGTTCACGAACTGCCAGTTACAGTTATAGGAATCGGTAGGATTCCTATAACCAACTTGTTTCAGGTATTCAGGCAATGTTCGAAACATTGGGACATTTACAAAATGATATAAGCCCCCATAGACATTGGCGAGTGCTTGGTCTGCAGCCAGTGCTTTCACCCAAGGAGTAGGTTTGTATGTgtcctcagcagcctcaatGACTAGATTCTGGCCAGAGATCTGCCGTATCAGTCGCCCTGTCAGCGGTCAATGATTAAGcttgaagttgttgaaggGAGTAGCTTACGGATCAGCACAGGATCAGTCTTGGTAAGCTCAGCTAGCTCAGCGCAAGTCTTGTCTCCACCCCCAGCCTCAACCCACTTTGTGAAAACACCAGCATCGATCAAAGTCTTGGTGCATGCGGTAGTAGCTGGGTTGACCCAACAGTGTTGCCAGACGATATCCCAGGGCCTTTGGATTTTGCTCAAGGCCAATGTTAGCGCCTCCAAGGCACGAAGACGCCCCGCCTCGTTGTTGAAAGACTTATCGTCAAGGCCTTGAAGTGCCTCAATGAGGTTGTTTTCAGAAGGCATAAGACCGAGTTGTGTAGCTGGTGCAGTGAAAATTGGCTAGTATGCAGGCCAAATCCTAAAATGAGTAGAAAGAGATCTTGTGGGTTGATGGTGCTCAGCAGTGACAGGGCAGAAGTCCGCATTTTAAAAGTTATCTACGTACTGTGAGCGTAAGCTTCACCTCTCTGTAAAGCCCGTCAAAGCATACCGTTGAAATACTGCAGCTCTAATACATAGCAGGGGTATCGTGTTAAGAAGATGTAAGTTTTGGATATGAAACGCCCTTGGTTGTGCTCTATTTTACACTCATGTCGCAACTGGTTGCGCACTTTACTCGTTTCTTTATTGGTTGGTGTCATGACTTTGCCCGGAAGATCACGTTTCTCTGGAGGGGTGGGAGGTAAATTGCTTAAATCATTAGAGCGACGAAAACATCAAGAGGGCGGGAGGGATCTCCCATCAATGAAAAAGACAGTCCCTGATGCGTGATAGATAGGGAATTCTCCTAATTTTCTGATGAGCTGTTAAGCGTCACGTAATCATTAGGCGACTGTTCATTAGCAGTATCGCAAGAACTTCTTCACAACTAAGACAATCAGTTGCTCGAAAGATCAGCGCATTCGTGCTGGCCAGCTGGCCAGACCTGGGACACGAGAGAGGCATGGTGTCGTGACGCAGGCAGAAGTGGCCGCATCACAGAGAGATGGTGGTCCCATATTTCCTGAGACGTTCGGCCAAACACGGCTTGTCTGCTATTGTAGTGGTGCATCGAAGCGGGCAATATTTCACCCAGGTTGCTGCCTATCCTGCCTAGCTGGCCTGTTTGCCCTGATCTTGGTGTATGTCCTGATGATTGACAACCACGTCTTTATTTTGCGGGCACAGTCTCAGAAGGCCAATATGTCCAAATTCTCAAGGTACACATACTGCGGTTGTTGACCAAAGTGGCAAATGGAAACCTGGCAGCGAGACAAGGAGCTGAGTAAGGTGGCTGTACCTGGGGTTGCCAGCGACATTCGATTTGAGACTTCTCTGGCTTTGCAGTTAATCGTTAGGCTTTCTATGAAAAACTTCAGTTCGCCTATGAATTTCTGACGCCCTTGGTAGCTCAAAGAGTGGTAGCTGAATACTCAACGAGCATCCCCAATCTACAACTATCCTTCTCTAACTTCTGAAGATGGCTGAGGACAGCGACACCCGTAACGCGATGTACCAGGCGAGCATTTCGGCTAATATGCGCCCtaggagaagaaggcttccCAATTACCCCGAGGCACAACTACATCAGTCAGCCCCGTCCGCACCGGGCGTATTTGATCCCTTCTCCGTTATTTACCTCACAGAGGAGCCCGACGCCTACTTGCTGCGAAGCACTGCAGCTACACAACCTCCCCAACGACCTCCACAGCCTGCTCCCTATATTGACCTCACAGGGCTGCCTGATTCTCCGACTCAAACGCAATATGGAGAGGCTACAAGAAGCGGAGCACGTACGAGCTACCGGCTCCCGCCATGGCGAACTAATCATATTTTCCGTGATAACCCGGCAACCTCTCACGTAGGAAGCCAGCCATCAGCTACCATGTCGGGCCCGGCGTTTTATCTTCTGAGCCTGTCTATATTCATGGCATCGCCCAACCGCAAGCCTCGGACGCCCTCACCCCCTCCAACACGAGCAGGCTTTACCCGCAATACCCGTGCCGGTACAGAGAAAGACGACGAAACTGTCGCTATTTGTCCAGCATGTTATAACGAACTAGCCTATGATCCAGCTGATACCGGATTACACTGTCCCGCGAACACATCAACAGGAAAACGAAAGCGAGCACCCGACGAGCGCCATTTCTGGGCCTTGAAGAACTGTGGCCATGTAAGTTATCCTATTACATCGAGTCACGAACAGAAAGTAACGTGAAAAGGTCTACTGTGCCAACTGCTACGCAAAGCGTAATGGTGTAGACTTGCGGGCTCCTGATGAGAAATCTCCTTATCTCGCAGCAGCAGATTTCGGATGCGCCATCGAAGGCTGCAATACCAGGGTATCTACAGTGAAGGACTGGGTTGGAATTTACGTTTGAATGTACTTTCCATGCGAGTAGAGTAGTTTGGGCCACGAAGTCGCGAATGAAGTAACGGATCCTATAAAAGTGATATCGGCATCGGCATACCAAAAGCGCAGTCTATATCTGATAGCTCTATCTGGAAAGGCCAGTTGTTATTTAACGCCGCTTGGAGCCCGTTGGCAAGTTCTCGGAAGGCAATCCTTCCACTTGGAAAAGCAGGCGGCATTTCCGTGGTTTTGTGTGAGAGTTTGAGAACAGGTTTTTGGTCTTCTGCTTTTGGCTATGAAGGATCAGGATGACTTCCTAAGGTTGCTAATTGAGTTATCATAAAAGCTCATATTTGTGTTTAAATTGGGAGTCTTCTCGTCGTTGGGGCTTTGTACCTCTTGTCTTCCAAATTCTTGAGTAAATTGTTGAAAAAAATTGGGAATCCCCCTTAtcttcaggattcagactattagtctgaaagtcctagatgaaactatctagagatataaacccgagAAGAGCTCTCATCTCAGTAATGCACAACTAAGTTTcataaaaaaaaaagaaaaatacatttttcacccagcactactgcgcaatataaacaacatAAATTAGGGGTTTTCATTGTAGTGACTTGATACATCTCGTTAACTTGGTAATAAGACCTTTTATTTCAACGAGCAATACCATCCACATTTTGGCCCAAACCAGCAGTTTTTACGGTGAACCTAGTAAAATGTCTTGTGAATCAATTGTTCATAAAACTCTGTTTTAAACCGCTTTCCTGGTGTTTTTGCTTCGGCTATTGAGCGATCACGATGCTGATATCTTGCCTAATGGATCTAACTATTTCCAAATACGCTGTGTTTTGACAATGAATTATCCGAATGAGGAACTTCGCGCCATCTTGAGGCTTGAACAACAGTATTGTGAAACGGTAGAGGACCTGGCCTCGACCTGGATGATGAACGAGGGATGCCAGCCGCGCCAACGTGGCACAATAAATAGTGTTACAATTACAGTTTATTCGATCCTCGCCACCTTGTTACTCGATTTTCTCGAAGCTTCAGCCATTCCAACTTTCTCTCGCAGCAATACAGCGGCTGTACATGTGTTTTCCACCGAACCTTCGCCAGATTTCGGCGTGTTCGTTCTGAGCTCCTCAGTAGCTGCCGGATGGTTGTCTTTGGGCCGCTATACTGTACGAAAGTTCGGTCGGCTTTGGATGATTTCTGCTGTTGAGTTGGGTCCATGATGGGGGACTGGAGCTTGTTATACCTTTGGGAATGTATTTAGAGTTCTATTATCTGCGTGTGATCTGAACAGAAGATAAGCTGAAAAGCTTATCTGCCGCCATGGTTTTGGTAGCTGGTATACTGCCTGAAGTGTGTTTTCAGAAGCGCTATGTAGAGGTGAACCTAGCCAAGAGACGCCCTACAGCTCACGCACGCCTTTCCTCGTGGTAGTAGGTTCCACGGCCCTTTTATCCTCGATAAAGGAATCGTTTACATTGCTGGATCAGCAACCGCAGGCTATGAGTGTGTATGTATGTGCGACTCTAATGCTTGCTCTGTTATTAACAACTGATTTGGGAGTCATTATATGATGATCTTCAGAAAATGATTTGCGACGAACTTGTCATACCAGCTCGTACTGTTGCAATTGCGACTACctaaattatatatagcATATTAGGACTATGGCCTAGGGCGGACTTGTCATAGTGTCCATAGAAAGGTTTACTAACAGGTATATGTACGTATTGAGTTAGAAAAATGATGGGATAAGGTGGCACCCCCTTCGATTAGCAGTATAGCGAATAGTATTGAGAACAAGGTCTATTGCTTAGCATTTCCTGATATGTACAGGAGATATGCCAATAAAGCTGCATTCGATCATGAATTCTAAGCTCGGTCTGCTCATTTCACCAAAAAGTGCATTATTCATATCTTTCCTTCTATGCTCCTAGAGGTTTTGCTGCATTCGACAATGTTACAGAATTTCTATactgaaaaagaaaaggttATCCCAATTTAATGATTGAGATCCAGGATCTCGTTCGTTTGTTTTATGTTGTTTGTACCTGGAGGCAAGGATACTGCTCTCATAGCTAATAGAGATCGTGGCATCTAATTAAAcaataatatactaataacATGCACCAGGCCACAAAGGCAATGCATTGAGATTGATTGACAGTAACCATAACCCGGCATATCGAAAATTAAATACGACGTAGACCGGGTATATATTAAACCTTATTCATTGCCCCTCCACGAGACTCGGTATTTCGCAGCTAAGGATATGATAGGGCGAGGTTCTGCAGGAGACTGGTCTCATACGACTAGCGAATTGCCCACTGATCCCGAACTACTCAGGAAAGCGGCCTGATTTATAGGCAGCGTTTAGGCGCTGACTCTTTTTTAAATTATCTTACCGTACGTAATTATATGTCGTGATGTAAGTCCTtcaaccatctcatcaacacgGATATGGGTAGCACAGAAAAGCAGTGTGATTACCTATCGGTCGCAGGAAAAGGCCTCGATACCGACCTATATGGCTGCCAACATAGCAATGCCTTTTGAGTATGGCGGCTATAACAGTAATAAGTTGAGCCATTCGAGCCACTTAGCGTAATCTGCGGAACATCAAAGAAAAGACTACAATCAATAGAGCGAAACTTTATCGGACTCTTATAAACAAAGAGATCTAACGCAGTAACTGGCTGATTAAGTCATTTTTTGTATAAAATCGCAGATTTGGTTTATTTAAAAAGAACGGACAATTGATGAATGAGAACAAACCCCAGTATTGTCTATCATCGGGCTAATCCTCCTCAATTACAAGCTTCTAGTGGCCCTATTTTCTTGTACATAACTAGATGCAGGGTCGGCACTTTGTATCGATAACTTCCCACCATTTGTATCATAATGAAAGAAAGATCCTTTCTCACAAAGTACCATTGTTATGCGGCTTGTATCTGTTAAGCCATAGGAGTGGATGCTGCTCATTATGACTAGGGCCTTTCGGATCAAGCTTTTAATTCTGCTGCAGGCGCAAGACTAGGAACGGTACATAAGGATGACATTCCGTAACTATTTCCAACAACATCTGCAGTTCACTTACCGAAGGCCAATCAAAAATCGCGACTGTTGAATGCTTGTTTTGGCCGTGCAGATTATCGACAATCAAGTGAAGTGAATTTCCCTCCATTCTATCCTGATCATGAATCCGCTGTAGGGTTGAATCGAGATACTCTTTGAGGTCGACAAGCGGTTGGATTGCTGTATTACCGACTGCGTGCTCGCTATTGTAATGAGAATTTGCGAACGAATGTTCTTTGCCTCGCGTCAGTTGTTCCAAGTGCGATTGCATGCCCCCATTGTAAATAGCTCGAAGATAGTTTGGAGATAAAATTTGCATTATGATGGAGCCTGGATATTATCCGTTTGTCTGTGCTGCATAGTGCTGTGCAACGAAAGGGAAGGTTGTATTAAAGCTGCCGATGCCTCCCAAAATCACAAAAAGAGCCAGTCGGGTAAACAAAACAGCCGGTTACATGCACTAGGGTAGATGCCACGTCACTGCCTTAACAGGGTTTCATATGATGAGTGCCTCTTTTTACATTTCCAGggatgatattgacttgCCCGTTGTGTACCTTATTTGGCCAGGAGCAAATAATGGCGATTTTTCAATAAGTAACATCTAGATTCCTACCTATGCTAATTCTGCTAGTATTGACTTCGAAAATTTAGAGCCTGTGCTATTTTCAGTTATGGACAACCGTGCCATACTCCGTATTTTCCTGAAGACTACAGACATAAGGGCTCATCTTCATTCCCGAAGCAACTTTTCAAAGTAAAGAAGAAATTGATACAGGAAAGAAAGGACTAAAgaaaggaggagaaaagaatTTATATGGGGCCATTCAGTCAGCCCAGGCCATGGTTCTAGTTAGTTCCTTGCCAGGGTTTTGCGCAACTAATATGTTGACTCTTACATGTGTGGCACTAAGTATTTTATTGCGACTCATGGGCTTTATGTGAGCGCTACAGAGCTTTTAACTAATCAACCTCGTCAAACTGAGGGCGAACAGAGAGTATCGGGATTACCCGTTATGCCAAAGTCTCAAATAAGGGCCACCGCTATCAAGTAGTAAATAGATGAGAATTTGTACGGCTTTTCACCATTTTGAATATTGCCTGAGGAGCTGAGACAAGCAGGCTATAGAAATCCTAGGGATACACTTGAATGCCACTGGGAATTCAAGCATTATTTGAAGGCTAATATATTCGAGTCACTTATGGCTACCCTAGTCGCTGTAGGAGAGTCGAATAATACTATAGAAAGCCTCACCaagtataattatagatTTCATACTTCAGCCTAGttataaaattatttattaagtctCTATTTATAAAAGCATAAAATATAAGTACCTTGGAGACTTTATATTATcaattagctaataatagtattattactCTTAAAGAGTTGGCATAATAAGGATGTTAGTTGACGGAATTTGGTCGACCTTATGGGAAGTATAGATTATATATCTTCTGCACTCTTTCTATTTAGAGGTATTAGAAGTAAAGGCTAAAGGCTTGAAGGCTAGTTAAAACCTTGGGAAAGGtaactaatttataatagttaaaATTTAAAAACCCTCTTACAACTAAAAATGTCTAGGATGTATAGAACAGGAGGACATAGCAGAAAGGTTAACTATGATAGTATTGAGGAATGCTCACCTGATACATCACCATCAAATAACGAGGTAAATAGTATCAACCCTGCTGATAGCCTTTATGAAAATATTGATGATCAGTTTTCGCCTAAGGCCACGAAGCGACCTCGTCGTTCCTTAAGAAATATTAGGGGAACATCCCCGAAGAGCGGCATAACGTCCCCGCAGACACCAGATACGCGCTATAGGAGGGGTAGTGAGACCAGTGAAAGGCTCCAGAAAAATAATCAACCAGCCATAGTCATACCATCGACTGTatctgaggaagaggagaaaggaagaaatgACAGCGTATTGCGCTTGGCCAATATTATTACACTCGCTCTACGTCTAGAAGAGATTGGGGAATTGCAAAAGGTTCTAGAGGACGCAAAAGGTCGCGCTGCTACAGCAGAATCGAAGGTTTTCGAGGCTATACTTGCCGAAAACAACGTCAAAGTGGCACAGGATGCTGTAAAGAGCTGTATTCAGGAGCATTTCTCCAATCACCGCACAGGAGGAATTATGAGACCTTATCGAAGATCAGTCAAAGGAGCCCAGGACGTTGTGAAGGTATCCATAGAGAAACGagaggaggcagaggagCAAGCAGCAGCATTGGGACTATGCGATTATATTGTACAACTTTATAACATCTTTAAAAAGGGAGGTCCAAAGATCGAACAATTGAATAGCATATTAGAAAACGCCATACACAATGCATAGCTACGCCCCTGTTAACGATTTGCGGTCGACAGGCAAGAAGCTAGAGAAGGTTCGATAAACATAGTGGATTCGTTTCCCCAAGATTGAAACATTTTCAGCTGCACTAAAGTGTCGAAATGATATCTTACTACCATCACTAGTAACATGGTAACGAAGTAACAACCATCTCTCCAAGAACTTCAATAATACGCAGCTTTTTAAATAAAGAGCCTGCTGCTATTCAGCCATTATGGTCCAGAGTTACCAGCGTCAAGTCCAAGTCGAGTTTGGATATCTGTTCTCTGCGTTTTTTTAGGGTctatctcatcatcattatgTTTTTgccttcttttctcttttacCTTTTGGTTCTCTAACTAGCATTACTACTACTACCAAGCAGTCTTGCTATAAATCCTCTCGGATTAGCAAGGGGGCATAATTAGCATTATAGGCTGATGAGGCGCAGTTCTCCAATTTCCTTGGGGGAGGCCTAGACTCACTCAATATTGCATTCATCCGCGATACTCAATCTGACTTGAGGCCAGAATCGTCATATTACCGAATATCCACAGCACCACAATGATCCTCGAATCGCTCTCGTTTTCAGCAGGTTAGTTACTAGTACGCGACTAGTTTCTTCGCTGGGACTGCTATACGCAGGCAGCCCGCCAATTGCGTGGTGAACGAGGTGAAATCGGCACGTGAACTATTGAATCCCCATTGTAGCATCTGATTATGTATTTGCCCGCGCTCTGTGCTCTAGTTTGTTACGTTCATAATGGGTCGGTGGACGTGTCACGCAGCATGAATGCCAAAAGTTAAAGTAGTGGTTTATCTACACCTATGTATCGTGTCTAGGCTAGACCGTCAAACAGGGCTAAATACAATGAAATCTATGACATTCAATTCTTCTCGTAACTTTTCATCAATGCAAAGTCTCGCACTCTTTTTCTATTGGCATCAGTTAACCTGGCTCGATATGCCATCAAGACTCGTTTTACTTCGGAACATGTCAGTAAGTTCCTAACTACTCTGGATTCTTTCTGTTATGGCTTTCTGGATTTTCATCGCGTGATGACGTCGCGTGAATCCCCCTTTGGATTCATCTGGTGTTGATGCAACTCTCGTGTCTGCCTTAAAGAAAGACTCCATAGCGTTTATATCAAGAGCTAAGCTGCCATTGATGATCTTAGATACATGACTCATTGATGCTGAGAACGCCTTTGTCCTTCATTGTTCCTACTGAGGAGGTCGACAGACTTGTTCTCCAGTTATACTCGAAGCCAGTAGTAGATAATACACTATGTAATGGACTTTGCCCTAAATTGTCCTTGTGGTTGATATCTCCGGTGCTGGCAAGAATCGCTCGCAAAAGGGCTTGCGAGGTAACCACTTTCAGTTCCAAGTGCACCAGTAGTTTGCCCTAATTGTCCGGAATATTCGCCAGTTTTCCATCGTCATATTGAAGAAGGCGCCGGACCATTGACATACAGCCACTGCAATCCCGTTTGTATAAGCCTCTTATGCAGGAATGTAATGCGGTTTGAGTGAAATTATCTTCAGCTCCAAGGTAACCCTCACTACCGATGTACGTTAAAAATGTGGGAAGAGAGTGGCATTTCTGATAGATCGCCGTGCGGAGGAAATAGAGCTCTGGAAGAGATATATCTCCCCAGCTTTTGTGGTCTGCACAATCGGGCGGTGCAATTAACGTTCCTTTCCCATCGTAAAACTCTGGTCTGAAATATTGGGACCAGGCATGTATTAACGTGGCATCTACGGAGTGAGAGTTTCTTCGAACTGATATCAAATCGGTCTGGGATATTGCTTCATGTGTAAGTCGCCCACCCTAGTTATGGCCCACCCCTGGCTTTGGTCCGCCCCACAAACGCGCTCCGTCCCACGCGTCAGATCAGCGCTACCACCTACGATAAATTGTCAAAAATCGAATTTTTCTCTCGATACatacctttataatataaactcTAAGGGCCAGGCTAGTTCCAGCGTCCCTCGAAGGGCTCGTGCTATCATTTTTCGAGCGCATGGGAGGACTTGTGCTCCGGGTGTTTTTGGTTCTTAGTTGGTGTTGCTGACGGAGTGTATGGTTGTAGAGGAAGAAGGGGAGGATCGAGAGGTCGATTGAATGGTGCCCAACCTCAACGTACGGCACACGACGACCAACAGCGGCTCACGGCcaatcaagaagaacatcttAAGCAATGGATTTTGCGGCAGGAGGCCCTCGGTTACGCGCCAACACACGCACAAGTGCGAGCAATCGCTAGCAGCGTGCTTAAACAACAAGGTGACCACAAGCCCCTAGGGAGGAAGTGGTCCAGTCACTTCGTGGAGCGCCATTTGGCCGTCAAGACAAAATTAGGCCGTCGAACTGACTGGAAACGTATAAATGCGGCCACTCCGGATAATATCAGGCACCTGTTCAACCTATACGAGACTGTGAGCTGGATCCCTCCCCGGCGGAGGTACAACGCCGACGAGGGCGGCATTATGGAGGGCCAAGGCATTAACGGGCTTGTTATCGGCTCCTCGCAGGAGAACCCTAACACGGTGCCAGTCAAAACGATAAATGCCCGGACTTGGACGTCTATTGTGGAGTGCATCTCGGCGCTCGGGGTCGCTTTGAACCCCCTGGTCATCTTCAAGGCCAAAAGTATCCAAGAACAATGGTTCAAGAAGGATTTCCTAGCTAAGCATCCTGGCTGGCATGTTACCTTTTCGGAAAACGGGTGGACAAGCAATGATATTGCTGTCGAGTGGCTAGGGAAGGTGTTTTTACCCCAAACGCAACCCGAGGATCCAGCCGATGGTCGCCTACTCATCGTCGACGGTCACGGCAGTCATACCTCGGACGAATTTATGACTATGTGTTACCTAAACAACGTTCACTTACTCTTTTTCCCTGCTCATACTTCCCATGTCCTCCAGCCCTTGGATCTCGGCTGCTTTTCCAGTTTAAAAACGGCCTATCGTAGGTTAATTGGGGAGCATACGGCTTTGACAGATGCGACAAAGGTTGGAAAGGCAAACTTTCTCGAATTTTATGCGAAAGCTCGAGAAATTGGTCTTCGAAAGGAAAACGTTCAATCTGGGTGGAAGGCGACAGGCTTATACCCTAAAAGCGTAGCCAAACCTCTAAATTCTCGATGGGTCGTGGTGGCTAAACGGCCAGCTATACCACTACGTGTCACCTCGGATATTTCAACTCCAAAACGTGGCGGCGACGTCGTAAAGCTATTTGCCGAGAAGAGCGGCTCTCCCACTTCACGACTGTCTATTCGAAAAGCCGCTGCGGCGTTGGATAAGGTTGCGATGGAGGTTATACTAAGGGACCGTGAGATCGAACGCTTGCGGGTGCAACTCGCCCAGGCAAAACCGACTAAACGTCGTAAGATCGTCCAAGATCCGAACGAACGCTTTGCAAGCCTTGCGCAGATACTTGCGCAAGCTAATCAAGAGCCTCAACAACGTGTTCGGAAGGCAAGAAACGCGGTACAAGAGGTCATTATCGTGGAAGGGGAGAGTAGCTCTGAGTCGGAAGAGGAGCCGGCACTGGCTCGACGGTCGGCACGCAATCGGCGACCAACAAAATGCTATATGGAGCGAGATTCATGTGCAGACGAAGAAAGCGACTAAAGAGCGCCAAATGCGATTTTCCTTGCATTTTTACCATTTAATTTGACTTTGTTGCGACCTAGTTACGTCGATATACCAGTTGTGCGATGTAGGCTAAATAGAGCGGGCCAAAGCCAGGGGTGGGCCAAAACTAGGGTGGGCGACTTAACTAGCTGGATCAAGTCAAAATATTACTTTGGCTATCTTGCGGTCAAGAGAATGTTCAAGGCGACTGAGTGGTTCGAGTGTATAGCGTAGGTAATGTTTTCAACCAAGTCTGAATCATCTGGGCTACTGCCGCTATGCAGAAGGAATTCCAAAATCTCCAGATGTTCTCGGTAAATCGCCGAAGCGACTGCAG
This window of the Fusarium oxysporum f. sp. lycopersici 4287 chromosome 14, whole genome shotgun sequence genome carries:
- a CDS encoding hypothetical protein (At least one base has a quality score < 10), yielding MNYPNEELRAILRLEQQYCETVEDLASTWMMNEGCQPRQRGTINSVTITVYSILATLLLDFLEASAIPTFSRSNTAAVHVFSTEPSPDFGVFVLSSSVAAGWLSLGRYTPRDALQLTHAFPRGSRFHGPFILDKGIVYIAGSATAGYECHIRTMA